The Oncorhynchus masou masou isolate Uvic2021 chromosome 25, UVic_Omas_1.1, whole genome shotgun sequence DNA window GACAGCTTTTACCAAGAGCAGTACGCTCAGGTGAAAGGTCACATAACCAACGGGTGTCTGGCTTCAGTCTCGACCTCATGGCTTTTGAACTTAACACCCTCACaaatggtatgatatggtatctTTTACAATGTTTCTTTATTATTTACCACATTCCCATCTGGTGAACATTAAGAGCAAATGCCATGGCATTTAGTCTACCTTTTAGGTTCTGTGTGTTTTTTTCTCCCAGATTAGTGTGATAGCTACTCCTCCCTTagaggtggtgtgtgtgaccCCTTAGAAAAGGTTAAAGGTTGCACATCTTCACGCAGCCTCTTAACCATAATGGTTTTCTCATCTAAGAAAAtcattgtgattttttttttctcaatcatgtttttattttattcctcctcctccccatggCTTCTACCCTCATCCACCTGCCCCccctttcctgtgtgtgtgtacgtgtttgttttATGTGCTGTTGGTGTTCCATCACCACACCTCCTGCCTCTAGACTACGCTGAGCAGCTCCGACTTATGCAGAAGACCAAGGACAAGCTTGAAATTGCATTAGAAAAACATCAGGATTGTACGTACCTTTATTCTCCAATCTCCTCCCATTTTgcgttctttctttctctcatttgTTTGTCTGCTGGCTGTGTTAATGGTCACCCAACGCACCGTCAATCAATCAAGGAGGGGTTCAGAATCATATGCTGTCACGTCTATAGGTTtcaatatttaaaatatatatatatatatattgttgaaACAATGTCTTGTTGTTGACATAtaattgtttttaaatgtttgtGGCACTGTTTGGAAGTAGGTAAGTATTTCTGCTATGACAATTATGTGAGACCATATAAAACAGTGGAAGTTTTATCAGTATGTAAATGTCTATTACTTCCCCTTTTTTATAATAATCAATGTTATAACAAACACCAATGTACTAATGTAACCAATAACAATAAAACATCTTTACAAATAAGTCAATTTGGGATGTCTGTGTTGGCCATGGTTAGATGCACTGCTTGCCTGCTTATGGGAAACACCTAGCTTTTGCTTACTGGACACATTCTATGGTCAATATTACTCTCACCCTTTCAAAGCTAGCAGCTACTAGCCACTGACAAATCTACAACCTGCTGTTTCAATTGAGACATCTTTGGCTAGCCAGTTCTattgctcattctctctctctctcccctctttctctctcttttactatGCAGCCTCCATGAGGAAACTGCAGGACCAGAATGAGACTCACCAGACCAATAGAGCCAAAATGGCCGAAGGCATGGCTTTGGCCCTGGACAAGAAAGATCAGGTGAGCATCATATCCTTTGCACCACGAGGCatacgtttgtgtgtgtttatagttcGATTAATTCCTGTCTTTGACTGTAGGAATGGATGGAAAGGATGTCTACGCTGGAGCAGGTACTCCTAACATCTAACTAATATTCTAGGTTctcattcagccagtcagtcattgCCTGTGTAGATGAGAGATCTCTTCTGTCTGGGGCCCCTCAGGAGAAGGCATCTCTGTCTGTGCGGCTAGATGAGATGATGGAGCAGAGCCTTACTCTGTTCCAGAAGAGGGATGACCTGGACGAGCTGGATGGCTTCCAGCAGCAGGAGCTCGCCAAAGTCAAACACATGGTACGCACTACTGACATCAAGGTCCTACTGTCTAACTCTAACCCACCACGTGGCATGTAGGAGGCAATTCAAAACATATGGTAGTTTTatgctttgtctgtctgtctattcttATCCAAGCTGTAGCTATGTCGGTAGCCATCCACCTTGGTTAAACAGCACTTTGGTGGGAGAAAAAAGTGTTCCTATTACCCTAGACAATAATGGTAGTTAAACATTTGTTTTAGTGATGTCCTTTCTGTGGTGTCTCCTGTTTTCGTTCTGGTAGTTACTAAGGAAGGAGGAGCAGCAGGGCCTGCGGGAGCGAGAGCTCCAGCAGAAGGAGACCGAGCTGCAGACGGCCAAGAAGGGTTTGTCCGAAGCCCAGGAGAAGCTGCGGGCTCTGGGAGAGGAGCATCAGGAAAGTTGCAGGCTCAACACCGAGCTGGAGATCGAAAGGTTAGGACAGGACACAGTGATTGCAAGATCTTGCTCCCCTAACCTCTTTAAAAAATAGAAAATGAAGTTGTATAAGGGAGAGTTTGCCTGTTTTCTTCTGGGTTGCCTGAGGATTTGGTTGTTGTCTAACAgtacagggttgtgtgtgtgtgtgtggtctcattTAAGAAAGGAGCTGCTGGAGGTCAAGGAGAAGGCGGAGAAGAAGATCGCTGAGCTGGAGGGCAGAGGCCAGAACCTGCAGAAGGTCATCCAACAGGTGTCTGAGGACTTCCAGAAGGTTAGTCCTCTAACCCATAGATTCTTCCTTTAAAAATCCTTTCACTGTATTGAAGTGGTACATATCTGTAATGACAGCATATGAATACAGTTTAAAAAATTATTCACAATGTAgtaatctctctctgtgtgtgtgtgtgttctcagtcgCGGAGCGCTGAAGCAGCTGTAGAGAAGTCTCTCTATACCTTACAAACTGATTACAATGCCCTGAAGCTGCAGCAACAAAAGGTAAGACCAGATCACAATGTAACTCCTTATATGGGCAATTTCATATTTCTGTTTTCCAAATCTGCAGTTTTTCCAGTAaatgtttttgtttggcatacattttaaagtgacaaATTGAAGTGTCAGCGTATTTCCGTTACCATGGAATTGACAATCtctaaaccctcctcctcacccagTGTGCTCTGTAATtgacccatccctctctctccctgttgtgGTCCCCAGGCAGCAGTGACTGATGAGGACAGGGAGCGTGTGCTGCTGGACCTGCAGGAGAAGGTCTCCTCTCTGGAGAGACGTCTGCAGGGCAACCTGAGTGAAGACGAGCTCCTCCAGGAGCTGCTCAAAGAGGTAACTACAACAGTCAGCTAATCCTAAAGACAGAGGGACTCCTGTGGAATTGGTATAAGGAAAAGACCATAGAGaaccgtaagtaagcatttcactgttagtccacatcTGTAGTTTATGAAGTAGGTgccaaataaaattagatttgaatgGTGATGCATTTCAAGTCAAGTTTATTAGTCATGTGGACAGAAACACATGGTGTACACggtacaatgaaatgcttacttgcaggttgaCCTTTCAACAGTACGACAACCATAAGAATCGAACAAATAATGAACACAAATAGAAGCTTAACccttggcctatatggatagggctaaattgaaatgtttcttacagaagaaatatgaaatgCATAAGCACGGTAGCAATTGAAAGAGAGCAGTTAGAAGATTATGGGGGAATTATTAGACCAAAGTTCAGGATACAGCAGTACACCTGACACGACACATTGCACTGTTGATtttgtgcattttacatttactgtacttccTGCCACGTTTGTTGATAAGCAAATCTTAAAATATTCTGGATAAATTTAGTAACATAAGAATGTTCCTGAAAGAATGTGGTGTAGGTGCAACAGGACAAAAGAATAACAAGGGTTTGACTGAGAGGACGAACTGCTgtctccaaagtgtgcacagttcctaagtcaCTTCCATATACTTtgatgactcaaagaagagtcttcaactagAAAGGTGTTTTTAGAGCTCTCCTAGCTGTggcgttgaggaactagagcgaacacacttgtagttgttttgaaCACAGCCCTGCAGCCCCGCCTCACACAATTACTGCTTACGAAATCACAAAACTGTCCATTATAAATTGCATTCTTtgtcaggtgggcatcatttggAAGGTTGCTCAATTGCCAACACGACTAGCAAAGTTCTAAAATACGAACTTAGTTAGGCTTCcacaaggcaattcagagaaacagatcaTCATTCTGATGATCATAGAAAGGAATTGTGAGTGCATTTAGGTGCGTGTTCTGCGGCCAATTTCTTCCAGTTGCCCAATTAGCGTGAGGGATGGAGGCAACTACTGGTCCCATtcggtgctcaagttcagaacagCTGTCAGTCAAAACGCAGACCGCGCTGTGAAGCACAGAGCCTGAGATCTGACATCATTTATAGCATCTTAATGGAGTAACAATAGAATAATCATTTAGAAAAAGTATAAATGCAAGGAAGGCACTCAAACAAAAGTAATGTATAATATTTACACATGTGCCGGGGAAGTGGGATATGTAGATATGTTTAGCAATAATAAATATAGTCCAATAGGAGCAGTCGTGGTGTGTATGCagcgtgagtgtgtttgtgtatatgggtgtgtgagtgcatgtgtgctaaGGTACAGAGGGTCAGTTTAAGTGTTGAGCAATCCTCGTCTCCCCCCGTGTGGTAATGTGTAGAAGTCCACTCTGGAGCAGACGCTGGAGGACACGAGAGTGGAGCTGCTGCAGGCACGCACCAACCATGCGGACACGGTTAGCTCACTGGAGACTCAGGTAAACAGCCTCTTCATCACAATGATATACGACTTCACATGCAACTGGCTTAGATGCTCCATTGCATAACAGCAACAAATGAACAATTGTGTGAACACATCTGGTAAGCATATTGTATCTTTACTCTCCCAGATATCCAGAATCAACCACCATGTAACTGAACTACAGAACCTGCTACGGCACAAAGACGACTCTTCcaagaactacagagagagaacagacgaACAGGTAAGAGAAGGGGCACTGGTGGGATAGAAGGATATAGGCATTTCAGACCTGTGCTCTCTCTTCAGTCTTTCTTCTTGTGCTCTCACACACGGCCCCATGTTGCTCTGTCTTACAGATTGCAGGTCTGGAACagcaggtgcaggagagcaacgAGAGGCTCAAGAACACTGAGCAGCAGATCACTGACAAGCAAGCACTTCTGGACAAACTGGTAAATATTTGTCCGATTACGGTGAAAGGTGCTCTACCACCACTGTAAATGAAGTTGAAGCTGAGGCTGGAGCAAATGCAGTTGAACctcttatttatttaaactgaTTAGACTTCTTCATGTATCCTATGGGAGCCAGGGACACAGTTAATGTAAGCATGTGTGATGCTGAGACTGCCCTTTCTCCCTGTGGTCACCCCCAGCAGGCAGAGTGGAGTGTGGAGAGGGTCAGTCTGCAGCAGCAGGGCCAGGAGAGGGCAGGCCGGCTGGAGGAGCAGCTCACTGCActgcagacagagaaagacacagagcaGACCTCTGCCCAAGCTAGGATTGTGAGTTACAGTTGTCAGCTCTCACTTGATCTGTAGATGTTGACATTTTAGTTCACTGAACTGTTCTCAGTGACATGTGCTGCATAGTTTTGTTGCCTGACTGTTAAGGCACATTTTCACTTTGGTATTTGATCATTTCGATGCAGATTTTGATCAGTTTATCCACTGGTCTCGGTGGATTGGTAATCTGTTGCCATGTAATTTGATCTCGGCTACAGGGCTGGCATGGAACGGGACTCAAACAAGGCTGTGTTCCTACACTTTCTTTCTGCTTTTCTTTCTTTAACTTCCCTttatctgtgtttctctgtccctatctgtgtttctctgtccctATCCCgcatctctctcacccacccatcTCTGTTTCGTGTTTCCCAGCATGAGTTGGAGGAGGCGAGAGGATGTCtgctgagagggagggatgaagctGACGTGGCTCTGAGGAGACGGGAAGAGGAGCTGGAGCAGGCTAGGGTCAGACACACTTCCTGCTTTATATTAGGCAGTCAGTTGAAAACAGGAAGTCACGGATTTCCTGATAAACAAACAAGagttttaagaaaaaaattcATTCAATGATGTCCCTGTATGTCACCCCAGTCAGAGCTGAGCAGCAGGCAGACGGTGAGTGTGGAGATAGCCATGGCTCTGGAGGACACCAGGAAGCAGAAGGAGGAGCTCCAACTACAGGTCTGGAGAGACATCACACTTACATCGTACATTTCTGTACTCTTTCAAATAACAAACCATATTCTCTACACTCTGTTGGAATGAGGTTTCCAAAACTTGCCAATGCTATTGGCTTAATCATACTCGGGCAGTTTGAGTgatgtgtttttcaaattcatgAATTCAGCTTGTCGATTGTGCTCATAAATAAATTGGACGTTCACGGTCTTCTTTCCAGGTAGGACAGATGACTGCGTCACATCAAAAAACATCGCAGGAACTGGCCCACGTCACTGAGCAgctgaagcagagagaggaggaactcCAAACACTTCACAATGGTAAACACTTGGTTTCTCTGTTGTCGGGTGCACTTTTCCTCTGTCTCCCATGCTATGTGAATTTGGAAGTTGACTTCATACCGTGTGGTGTCTGATGCTCCCTTCTACTGTGTTTGTGTTGCAGAGCTGCAGACGGCCCAGAGCTCCCTGTCCCAGctgcaggaggagggggagaggctgcgGGCATGGgcccaggagagggaggaggagaaggacagcCAGCTGGTCAGCCTGAGGCAGGAGCTCCTCACCCAGAACGAGCATCT harbors:
- the LOC135514243 gene encoding golgin subfamily A member 1-like isoform X2, encoding MFAKLKKKIAEEAATAPRTGVRMPRSCSKESITSVGADSGDDFASDGSSSRDDLSSQILRRNDQIRKLEAKLSASMRKLQDQNETHQTNRAKMAEGMALALDKKDQEWMERMSTLEQEKASLSVRLDEMMEQSLTLFQKRDDLDELDGFQQQELAKVKHMLLRKEEQQGLRERELQQKETELQTAKKGLSEAQEKLRALGEEHQESCRLNTELEIERKELLEVKEKAEKKIAELEGRGQNLQKVIQQVSEDFQKSRSAEAAVEKSLYTLQTDYNALKLQQQKAAVTDEDRERVLLDLQEKVSSLERRLQGNLSEDELLQELLKEKSTLEQTLEDTRVELLQARTNHADTVSSLETQISRINHHVTELQNLLRHKDDSSKNYRERTDEQIAGLEQQVQESNERLKNTEQQITDKQALLDKLQAEWSVERVSLQQQGQERAGRLEEQLTALQTEKDTEQTSAQARIHELEEARGCLLRGRDEADVALRRREEELEQARSELSSRQTVSVEIAMALEDTRKQKEELQLQVGQMTASHQKTSQELAHVTEQLKQREEELQTLHNELQTAQSSLSQLQEEGERLRAWAQEREEEKDSQLVSLRQELLTQNEHLDSCQSRVSELEVEVETLTLQLQTPEVCEPDQNGTVTVDDLDHMQEANRDLEQQLSDKNKTIKQLQQRLAELKRTLQKELKLKPETELEEKERAQEGRGERQERLDRTFTEPAASPAPGPNTTVTNTSDLNDSREINFEYLKHVVLKFMSSREAEAYQLIRAVSVLLNFTGEEEDMLKETLEYKMSWFGSKPSPKGIVRPSVSGAPAHWS
- the LOC135514243 gene encoding golgin subfamily A member 1-like isoform X1, translated to MFAKLKKKIAEEAATAPRTGVRMPRSCSKESITSVGADSGDDFASDGSSSRDDLSSQILRRNDQIRKLEAKLSDYAEQLRLMQKTKDKLEIALEKHQDSSMRKLQDQNETHQTNRAKMAEGMALALDKKDQEWMERMSTLEQEKASLSVRLDEMMEQSLTLFQKRDDLDELDGFQQQELAKVKHMLLRKEEQQGLRERELQQKETELQTAKKGLSEAQEKLRALGEEHQESCRLNTELEIERKELLEVKEKAEKKIAELEGRGQNLQKVIQQVSEDFQKSRSAEAAVEKSLYTLQTDYNALKLQQQKAAVTDEDRERVLLDLQEKVSSLERRLQGNLSEDELLQELLKEKSTLEQTLEDTRVELLQARTNHADTVSSLETQISRINHHVTELQNLLRHKDDSSKNYRERTDEQIAGLEQQVQESNERLKNTEQQITDKQALLDKLQAEWSVERVSLQQQGQERAGRLEEQLTALQTEKDTEQTSAQARIHELEEARGCLLRGRDEADVALRRREEELEQARSELSSRQTVSVEIAMALEDTRKQKEELQLQVGQMTASHQKTSQELAHVTEQLKQREEELQTLHNELQTAQSSLSQLQEEGERLRAWAQEREEEKDSQLVSLRQELLTQNEHLDSCQSRVSELEVEVETLTLQLQTPEVCEPDQNGTVTVDDLDHMQEANRDLEQQLSDKNKTIKQLQQRLAELKRTLQKELKLKPETELEEKERAQEGRGERQERLDRTFTEPAASPAPGPNTTVTNTSDLNDSREINFEYLKHVVLKFMSSREAEAYQLIRAVSVLLNFTGEEEDMLKETLEYKMSWFGSKPSPKGIVRPSVSGAPAHWS